A stretch of the Papaver somniferum cultivar HN1 chromosome 6, ASM357369v1, whole genome shotgun sequence genome encodes the following:
- the LOC113289090 gene encoding protein S-acyltransferase 10-like, giving the protein MTNIGFCSQIRGLRDTICGCCSKIIPCLSDPETRSSWGLKASLVMLHLLYVGVLFIFDKDLIQKTVNQPWYTAAYLFVLLATLAQYFITAGTSPGYVLDAMRVVNESHAAFRKTSDSKQSASSGDGSLTISVEGDQVGRTYSGSFSTPWTKMVMDMYPPGSSVRTWTCSHCNIVQPPRSKHCHDCDKCVLKFDHHCVWLGTCIGQDNHFRFWWYIFEENILCFWTVILYISYLRSDTLRAWWIDAIMILLLATLFMCTIFIFLLLIFHNYLILTNQTTFELVRKRRIPYLRGIPAKVFPFSKGICRNVREFCCTWGKHNMESVPPLEDLEERARPYTCSDVLCCRCC; this is encoded by the exons ATGACAAACATTGGGTTTTGCAGCCAAATTCGCGGCTTACGCGATACAATTTGCGGATGCTGTTCTAAGATAATCCCTTGTCTCTCTGATCCTG AGACGAGATCGTCATGGGGTTTGAAAGCGTCTCTAGTGATGCTTCATTTGTTATAtgttggtgttttatttatttttgacaaagATTTGATCCAGAAAACGGTTAATCAACCATG GTACACCGCAGCATACTTGTTTGTGCTTCTTGCAACCTTAGCCCAATATTTCATTACAGCAGGAACTTCTCCTGG GTATGTCCTTGACGCAATGAGGGTTGTCAATGAGTCACATGCTGCATTCAGAAAGACATCAGACTCGAA ACAATCTGCTTCAAGCGGAGACGGAAGCTTGACTATCTCTGTGGAAGGGGACCAGGTCGGAAGAACTTATTCAGGATCATTCAGCACACCATGGACAAAGATGGTTATGGACATGTACCCCCCGGGATCATCAGTAAG GACTTGGACCTGCAGCCACTGTAATATAGTGCAG CCTCCACGATCAAAGCATTGTCATGACTGCGATAAATGTGTTCTTAAGTTTGACCATCATTGTGTTTGGCTCGGGACATGCATAGGCCAGGATAATCATTTTCGATTTTG gtggTATATTTTCGAAGAGAACATATTGTGCTTCTGGACTGTCATCTTATACATCTCTTATTTGCGGTCTGATACTCTTCGAGCATG GTGGATTGATGCGATTATGATATTACTTCTGGCGACTTTGTTCATGTGCACCATATTCATTTTCCTCCTCCTTATTTTCCACAA CTATCTTATACTCACAAATCAAACCACTTTTGAACTAGTGAGAAAGCGTCGAATTCCATATCTAAG AGGTATTCCTGCAAAGGTATTTCCATTCAGCAAGGGTATCTGTAGAAATGTCAGGGAATTTTGTTGTACGTGGGGTAAACATAACATGGAATCAGTTCCACCACTTGAAGACCTTGAAGAAAGAGCAAGACCCTACACCTGCTCTGATGTATTATGCTGTCGTTGCTGCTGA